In one window of Henckelia pumila isolate YLH828 chromosome 1, ASM3356847v2, whole genome shotgun sequence DNA:
- the LOC140874241 gene encoding uncharacterized protein produces the protein MASHDQTSPGDHQPGRNITIPVEQFESYVQDVVRKSLIAAKQPQSKNITVEEEGNQGNPNPTAQVREGEEEESSWMHSIQPSMADELHELKRKEVIEEPLPLNYKSAKIREYDGSTDPEEHLARFENVAMLHCYGDKIKCKVFLTTLVDSAQRWFEKLEPQSVQSFAEFKQVFLQYFGSSKRYRKTAYSLFEAKQSGEESLRTYIKRFNKIALEVPTCAQETKITAFTQGIREGEFFKSLVKKAPRTFEDLLARAEKYINMEEAHRQKKEVARREGGREQGRSRENHDHMGRLSRYASHRGTRDKAVHMCEERVDTQALVSKEKLWKYCALHQECTHDTSECRTLQQRHQLPYVRDGRPVPKKPRSVPWLRGSQTSIPPRDATSSREKGKQEMNHAKKDKTSGDGPAKGIINMISGGSTDGDSNRARKAWSRRESLGVEEGRQGAGPIITFGPQDLEGVNLPHNDALLIQARIANYDVRRVFVDSESSVNVLFQEAFEQMDL, from the exons ATGGCTTCTCATGATCAAACATCACCTGGAGACCACCAGCCAGGACGGAATATTACCATTCCCGTGGAGCAGTTCGAATCATATGTCCAAGATGTGGTACGAAAGTCGTTGATAGCTGCAAAGCAGCCACAATCAAAGAACATAACAGTGGAGGAAGAAGGGAATCAGGGTAATCCAAACCCTACTGCCCAGGTTCgagaaggagaagaagaagaaagctctTGGATGCACTCAATACAGCCGTCCATGGCGGATGAGTTGCATGAACTCAAGAGGAAG GAGGTGATAGAGGAACCCTTGCCACTGAATTACAAGTCGGCAAAAATCCGGGAGTACGATGGGAGCACAGATCCAGAGGAGCACCTGGCTCGGTTTGAAAATGTAGCCATGTTACATTGCTATGGAGATAAGATCAAATGCAAAGTCTTCCTAACCACTTTGGTGGATTCTGCCCAAAGATGGTTTGAGAAGTTGGAGCCCCAGAGTGTTCAATCCTTTGCAGAATTCAAGCAAGTGTTTTTGCAGTACTTCGGCAGTAGCAAGAGGTATAGGAAAACTGCCTATAGCCTCTTTGAAGCAAAGCAGTCAGGAGAGGAGTCTCTACGAACCTATATCAAAAGGTTTAACAAAATTGCTTTGGAGGTCCCGACTTGTGCCCAGGAGACCAAGATCACGGCTTTCACTCAAGGTATTCGGGAAGGGGAATTTTTCAAATCACTAGTGAAAAAAGCACCCCGGACCTTCGAAGATTTGCTGGCTCGGGCTGAAAAATACATTAACATGGAGGAAGCTCACAGGCAAAAAAAGGAGGTGGCCCGGCGGGAGGGAGGTCGGGAACAAGGAAGAAGTAGAGAGAACCATGATCACATGGGGCGATTGTCCCGGTATGCTTCGCACCGAGGGACCCGAGATAAGGCTGTTCATATGTGTGAAGAAAGGGTGGACACGCAGGCCCTTGTTTCTAAGGAGAAGCTCTGGAAGTACTGTGCACTTCATCAAGAGTGCACTCATGACACCAGTGAGTGCCGAACTCTGCAGCAAAGACACCAACTGCCTTATGTTAGAGATGGTAGGCCGGTCCCAAAAAAGCCCCGAAGCGTGCCTTGGCTTCGGGGGTCACAGACATCGATTCCTCCCCGGGATGCCACCAGCTCTCGGGAAAAGGGGAAACAAGAAATGAATCATGCAAAAAAAGACAAAACATCTGGAGACGGGCCAGCCAAAGGTATCATTAACATgatatcgggaggatctacggACGGAGATTCCAACCGGGCTAGGAAGGCCTGGAGTCGGAGAGAAAGTTTAGGGGTGGAGGAAGGAAGGCAGGGTGCGGGGCCAATCATCACATTTGGACCCCAAGACCTGGAGGGAGTAAACTTACCACATAATGACGCCTTGCTTATACAAGCTCGGATCGCCAATTATGATGTTCGAAGGGTGTTCGTTGACTCGGAAAGCTCAGTAAATGTCCTTTTTCAAGAAGCATTCGAGCAGATGGATTTGTAG
- the LOC140880706 gene encoding serine/threonine-protein kinase rio2 isoform X1 produces MKLDVDALRYLSKDDFRVLTAVEMGMRNHEIVPSELIDRIASLKHGGTYKVLKNLLKHKLLHHDSSKYDGFRLTYLGYDFLAIKTMVNRGVFDAVGRKIGVGKESDIFEVATEDGTILVMKLHRLGRTSFRAVKSKRDYLRHRSSYNWLYLSRLAALKEFAFMKALDEHGFPVPHAVDCNRHCVIMSRIQGYPLVQVKEFQNPDIVFETILGLIVRLAEHGLIHCDFNEFNIMVDDDEKVTMIDFPQMVSVSHRNAEMYFDRDIECIFKFFGKRFNLSFNETEVANDDSEVDSDEGCRPQFSDIKKVSGFLDKELEASGFTRKDQDDIAKFIDVDVEKDPNSDSEGLDDGDTVKGTSDVSSSNFESLCLNGKEGDLKLDCSQDTCKENSQIGHETREDGLDESGNDTRVETQGRCDSGSEEEEEHDSKNPELIKSLNKQRKCAIQSARGRRKAITSRNTYKDKGGKSSYNSKIQTQLSSW; encoded by the exons ATGAAGCTGGATGTGGATGCTCTGCGATATCTCTCCAAAGATGATTTTAGGGTTCTCACCGCCGTCGAAATGGGCATGCGCAAT CATGAAATCGTGCCATCAGAGTTGATAGACCGAATCGCATCCCTCAA GCATGGGGGTACTTATAAAGTTTTGAAGAATTTGCTTAAGCACAAGCTATTGCATCACGACTCTTCCAAAT ATGATGGCTTTCGGCTCACTTACTTGGGCTATGATTTTCTCGCTATAAAGACAATGGTTAATCGTGGAGTCTTCGATGCCGTTGGTCGTAAAATCGGTGTGGGGAAGGAGTCTG atatatttgAGGTTGCTACAGAAGATGGTACAATTCTTGTAATGAAGTTACACAGGCTTGGTAGGACTTCATTTAGGGCAGTCAAGTCTAAACGTGATTATTTAAGACATCGAAGCAGCTATAATTGGCTGTATTTGTCACGATTAGCTGCTCTTAAAGAATTCGCCTTTATGAAG GCTCTAGATGAACATGGCTTTCCTGTTCCACATGCTGTGGATTGCAATCGGCACTGTGTTATCATGTCACGCATCCAAGGTTATCCACT TGTGCAGGTCAAAGAATTTCAAAACCCAGACATAGTTTTCGAAACAATCCTCGGTCTCATCGTGCGGTTAGCAGAACATGGTCTAATTCATTGTGATTTCAATGAATTCAACATCATG GTTGATGATGATGAGAAAGTCACGATGATTGATTTTCCTCAAATGGTTTCGGTTTCTCATCGAAATGCAGAGAT GTACTTTGACCGTGATATTGAATGCATTTTTAAGTTCTTTGGAAAGAG GTTCAATCTCTCCTTTAATGAAACTGAAGTTGCAAATGACGATTCAGAAGTAGACTCAGATGAAGGTTGCCGGCCTCAGTTTTCAGACATAAAGAAAGTTTCAGGATTCCTGGACAAGGAACTTGAAGCTAGTGGTTTTACTAGGAAGGATCAAGATGACATTGCGAAG TTCATTGACGTGGATGTTGAGAAGGATccaaattcagattcagaaggaCTCGATGATGGAGACACCGTCAAAGGGACTAGTGACGTGAGCTCATCAAATTTTGAGTCCTTGTGTTTGAATGGAAAG GAAGGAGATCTTAAACTTGACTGTAGTCAAGATACCTGTAAGGAAAATAGTCAGATAGGGCATGAAACCAGGGAAGATGGACTGGACGAGTCCGGGAATGATACAAGGGTTGAAACCCAAGGCAGATGTGATTCTGgttctgaagaagaagaagaacatgATAGCAAAAACCCGGAACTGATAAAAAGTCTAAATAAACAACGGAAATGTGCAATTCAATCAGCTCGTGGGAGAAGGAAGGCTATAACTTCAAGAAACACTTACAAGGACAAAGGTGGGAAGTCCTCTTATAATTCAAAGATCCAGACGCAGCTTAGCAGCTGGTGA
- the LOC140880706 gene encoding serine/threonine-protein kinase rio2 isoform X2, with amino-acid sequence MKLDVDALRYLSKDDFRVLTAVEMGMRNHEIVPSELIDRIASLKHGGTYKVLKNLLKHKLLHHDSSKYDGFRLTYLGYDFLAIKTMVNRGVFDAVGRKIGVGKESDIFEVATEDGTILVMKLHRLGRTSFRAVKSKRDYLRHRSSYNWLYLSRLAALKEFAFMKALDEHGFPVPHAVDCNRHCVIMSRIQGYPLVQVKEFQNPDIVFETILGLIVRLAEHGLIHCDFNEFNIMVDDDEKVTMIDFPQMVSVSHRNAEMYFDRDIECIFKFFGKRFNLSFNETEVANDDSEVDSDEGCRPQFSDIKKVSGFLDKELEASGFTRKDQDDIAKFIDVDVEKDPNSDSEGLDDGDTVKGTSDEGDLKLDCSQDTCKENSQIGHETREDGLDESGNDTRVETQGRCDSGSEEEEEHDSKNPELIKSLNKQRKCAIQSARGRRKAITSRNTYKDKGGKSSYNSKIQTQLSSW; translated from the exons ATGAAGCTGGATGTGGATGCTCTGCGATATCTCTCCAAAGATGATTTTAGGGTTCTCACCGCCGTCGAAATGGGCATGCGCAAT CATGAAATCGTGCCATCAGAGTTGATAGACCGAATCGCATCCCTCAA GCATGGGGGTACTTATAAAGTTTTGAAGAATTTGCTTAAGCACAAGCTATTGCATCACGACTCTTCCAAAT ATGATGGCTTTCGGCTCACTTACTTGGGCTATGATTTTCTCGCTATAAAGACAATGGTTAATCGTGGAGTCTTCGATGCCGTTGGTCGTAAAATCGGTGTGGGGAAGGAGTCTG atatatttgAGGTTGCTACAGAAGATGGTACAATTCTTGTAATGAAGTTACACAGGCTTGGTAGGACTTCATTTAGGGCAGTCAAGTCTAAACGTGATTATTTAAGACATCGAAGCAGCTATAATTGGCTGTATTTGTCACGATTAGCTGCTCTTAAAGAATTCGCCTTTATGAAG GCTCTAGATGAACATGGCTTTCCTGTTCCACATGCTGTGGATTGCAATCGGCACTGTGTTATCATGTCACGCATCCAAGGTTATCCACT TGTGCAGGTCAAAGAATTTCAAAACCCAGACATAGTTTTCGAAACAATCCTCGGTCTCATCGTGCGGTTAGCAGAACATGGTCTAATTCATTGTGATTTCAATGAATTCAACATCATG GTTGATGATGATGAGAAAGTCACGATGATTGATTTTCCTCAAATGGTTTCGGTTTCTCATCGAAATGCAGAGAT GTACTTTGACCGTGATATTGAATGCATTTTTAAGTTCTTTGGAAAGAG GTTCAATCTCTCCTTTAATGAAACTGAAGTTGCAAATGACGATTCAGAAGTAGACTCAGATGAAGGTTGCCGGCCTCAGTTTTCAGACATAAAGAAAGTTTCAGGATTCCTGGACAAGGAACTTGAAGCTAGTGGTTTTACTAGGAAGGATCAAGATGACATTGCGAAG TTCATTGACGTGGATGTTGAGAAGGATccaaattcagattcagaaggaCTCGATGATGGAGACACCGTCAAAGGGACTAGTGAC GAAGGAGATCTTAAACTTGACTGTAGTCAAGATACCTGTAAGGAAAATAGTCAGATAGGGCATGAAACCAGGGAAGATGGACTGGACGAGTCCGGGAATGATACAAGGGTTGAAACCCAAGGCAGATGTGATTCTGgttctgaagaagaagaagaacatgATAGCAAAAACCCGGAACTGATAAAAAGTCTAAATAAACAACGGAAATGTGCAATTCAATCAGCTCGTGGGAGAAGGAAGGCTATAACTTCAAGAAACACTTACAAGGACAAAGGTGGGAAGTCCTCTTATAATTCAAAGATCCAGACGCAGCTTAGCAGCTGGTGA
- the LOC140874242 gene encoding uncharacterized protein, whose protein sequence is MAGRHPRTRNNNRGDDANPPPGINLSREDLAAIAAIVATTLQGMGNTNGNGNPPPPPPAQNGVKFHYESLRKNQTEMFKGDADPEVGRNWMKKMEDQLRLLEVPEALKVEVTIPFLEDKARKWWEAVSPAMLAAGAITWQQFRIAFLKQYFPAEVRIQKLSEFENLTQSSDMSVVEYTSKFNELGSYAPTIMGDDDLKLHRFKKGLNSRIHSALAVFQPANFADLMGAAIRSESDIKRRENDFHNKRPLTSQSSPNRQVSKRPNQSGESFQETYSAPNRPQIKLCTTCHLRHEGECHRNTGACFNCGKMGHRIAQCPEPMKAKTGPNATTTTQGQSKENKPNARVYAITQDNARGTNKVVEGTILINNVSLSVSFDFGATHSFTSKRFVRC, encoded by the coding sequence ATGGCCGGAAGACACCCAAGAACACGCAACAACAATCGTGGAGATGATGCGAATCCACCTCCAGGAATCAATCTGAGCCGAGAAGACCTTGCGGCTATCGCAGCAATAGTAGCAACGACCCTCCAAGGGATGGGAAATACCAATGGCAACGGCAATCCGCCACCTCCCCCACCTGCTCAGAACGGAGTAAAATTCCATTATGAATCGCTCCGTAAGAACCAAACTGAAATGTTTAAGGGAGATGCTGACCCAGAGGTGGGAAGAAATTGGATGAAAAAAATGGAGGACCAATTGCGTTTACTTGAAGTCCCTGAAGCACTTAAGGTGGAGGTAACAATCCCTTTTCTGGAGGATAAAGCAAGGAAATGGTGGGAAGCTGTCTCGCCTGCTATGTTAGCTGCTGGAGCAATCACATGGCAACAGTTTCGCATTGCGTTTCTGAAGCAATATTTTCCAGCTGAGGTTCGAATTCAGAAGCTAAGTGAATTTGAAAACCTCACGCAATCTTCAGATATGTCAGTGGTGGAGTACACTTCTAAATTCAATGAGCTTGGATCTTATGCCCCAACCATTATGGGAGATGATGATCTGAAACTGCACCGTTTCAAAAAGGGGTTGAATAGCCGAATCCATTCTGCGTTAGCAGTGTTTCAGCCTGCCAACTTTGCAGACTTGATGGGAGCGGCCATCCGATCTGAATCGGATATCAAGCGCCGTGAGAATGACTTCCACAACAAACGACCTCTGACGAGCCAATCTTCTCCGAACAGGCAAGTGTCCAAGCGTCCAAACCAGTCTGGTGAATCGTTCCAGGAGACTTATTCTGCTCCAAACCGTCCACAGATCAAGCTATGCACCACCTGCCACCTTCGACATGAAGGGGAATGCCATCGGAACACTGGTGCCTGTTTCAATTGTGGAAAAATGGGACACCGAATTGCTCAATGTCCCGAACCCATGAAGGCAAAGACAGGACCAAATGCTACTACTACTACTCAAGGCCAATCAAAGGAAAATAAACCCAATGCTCGTGTCTATGCCATTACTCAAGACAACGCGAGAGGTACGAACAAAGTCGTGGAAGGTACCATTCTAATAAACAATGTTTCTTTATCTGTTTCGTTCGATTTTGGCGCCACCCATTCGTTTACATCTAAGAGGTTCGTAAGATGTTAG